In one window of Blastopirellula marina DNA:
- a CDS encoding DUF1552 domain-containing protein, translating to MMKSRINRRTLLKGLGSVTIGLPLLEEMLVAPTQAASEKAIPVRAFNVFFGLGIPAPLQAEGYDGVLEPLKPLKEKLLLMQNVDHVRCDMPGINAHYDGSAAAFVAMPADGTAKAGGPSIDQMVRAEHYADGLPPGMISTLVAGTFFRRNDRVVRYIHSFTQDGTPAASIQEKPRELFTRIFGKEAAEADPRQQRITKSVLDSVVDQAKFYTGQNSPLGDVSKARLADHLDRIREFEQRTLKHDQESRERRAAREMPAPSRIIHGIEADPGGQGIDITLDELTEEWRLMADLYALAIQTDRTRFGSLTFLSAGERIRLTGKYEYEGKQRFVFDDAKQHNATGDQGCSHEWWHKFNEKKKNEQLRAHVHMKMREIAYFLKLLDGEDAVEGNGKTILENSLITISTESGDGRHNNVKRELSGVFHAITGANGRFKTGQQMNVAAEGLDTYNTILQGMGVSQRMGPQKREFHSADTIRA from the coding sequence GGCCATCCCGGTCCGCGCGTTCAACGTCTTCTTCGGTCTCGGCATTCCGGCACCGTTGCAAGCGGAAGGCTACGATGGTGTCTTGGAACCGCTCAAGCCGCTGAAAGAGAAACTTCTATTGATGCAGAATGTCGATCATGTTCGCTGCGACATGCCTGGCATCAATGCTCATTACGATGGATCGGCCGCCGCGTTCGTCGCCATGCCCGCCGATGGAACGGCGAAAGCCGGAGGCCCTTCGATCGACCAAATGGTTCGAGCCGAGCATTACGCCGACGGACTACCACCCGGGATGATTTCGACATTGGTCGCTGGTACGTTCTTCCGGCGCAATGATCGCGTGGTGCGATACATCCACAGCTTTACTCAAGATGGAACGCCTGCCGCTTCGATTCAAGAGAAGCCGCGCGAACTATTCACACGGATCTTTGGCAAGGAAGCGGCCGAGGCTGATCCACGTCAACAACGTATCACCAAGAGCGTACTCGATAGCGTCGTCGATCAAGCGAAGTTCTACACAGGGCAGAATTCGCCTTTGGGTGATGTTTCAAAAGCCCGATTGGCCGATCATTTGGATCGTATTCGCGAGTTCGAGCAGCGAACATTGAAACACGACCAAGAATCTCGCGAGCGGAGAGCAGCCCGAGAGATGCCTGCTCCATCTCGCATTATTCACGGTATCGAAGCCGATCCAGGCGGGCAGGGGATCGATATTACGCTCGACGAATTGACCGAGGAATGGCGTTTGATGGCCGATTTGTACGCCCTGGCAATTCAAACCGATCGTACCCGTTTCGGTTCGCTCACCTTCTTATCCGCCGGCGAGCGAATTCGCTTGACGGGCAAGTACGAATACGAAGGGAAACAACGCTTCGTGTTCGACGACGCCAAGCAACACAACGCGACCGGCGATCAAGGTTGCAGCCATGAATGGTGGCACAAGTTCAACGAGAAGAAAAAGAACGAACAACTGCGTGCTCATGTTCACATGAAAATGCGAGAGATTGCCTACTTCCTGAAACTACTTGACGGCGAAGACGCGGTAGAAGGGAACGGGAAGACGATTCTCGAGAACTCCTTGATCACCATTTCTACCGAATCGGGGGATGGTCGCCACAACAACGTGAAACGAGAACTCTCCGGCGTTTTCCATGCGATCACCGGGGCCAATGGCCGATTCAAGACCGGGCAACAAATGAACGTCGCCGCGGAAGGACTCGATACTTACAACACTATTTTGCAAGGTATGGGCGTCTCGCAACGAATGGGCCCGCAGAAGAGAGAATTTCACTCGGCCGATACCATCCGTGCTTAA